A part of Rhipicephalus microplus isolate Deutch F79 chromosome 8, USDA_Rmic, whole genome shotgun sequence genomic DNA contains:
- the LOC142768552 gene encoding uncharacterized protein LOC142768552, with translation MAYVEVLCSHLSRVPQHELRCLDNDGFTDLPKLADKSVPEAVSAVRAHLESIAALRDRLDCAAHLFTCMAGLGVIGSWVLYRADRREDPTDIVGDILKKMRQRRVHGVLAKATENVCCTCLLVPEEERGRDFRPYLFVDWYTKPCVAIHETPDLHSPLLETVLRQTLGNPPRSYRCGVYRDLRSLYAGVLQLFP, from the coding sequence ATGGCGTACGTGGAGGTACTGTGCTCGCACCTTTCGAGAGTGCCACAACACGAACTGCGATGCCTGGACAACGACGGCTTCACCGACCTTCCGAAGCTCGCCGACAAGTCTGTACCAGAAGCAGTCAGCGCGGTCCGCGCCCATCTGGAATCTATAGCCGCTCTGCGCGACCGTCTGGACTGCGCGGCCCACCTATTCACCTGTATGGCCGGCCTGGGCGTCATAGGGTCCTGGGTTCTCTATCGCGCTGACCGTAGGGAGGACCCCACTGATATCGTCGGCGACATCCTGAAAAAAATGCGGCAGAGACGCGTCCACGGCGTGCTCGCCAAGGCGACGGAAAACGTCTGTTGCACCTGCCTGCTCGTCCCCGAAGAAGAGAGAGGCAGGGACTTCAGGCCTTACTTGTTCGTCGACTGGTACACAAAGCCCTGCGTAGCCATACACGAAACTCCCGACTTACATTCGCCGTTACTCGAAACCGTCCTCCGACAGACGTTGGGAAATCCGCCACGAAGCTACCGTTGCGGCGTTTATCGAGACCTGAGGTCGCTGTATGCTGGCGTCCTCCAATTGTTCCCGTGA